In the genome of Chryseobacterium sp. 52, the window AACATATCCACAGGTAAGAACTTTCATCATCGGATTAAAAGCTAATTTCTAAATTATTTACAATGAAAATTAATAAAGCAATATATTATCTATTCGGAGCGTCAGTTCTTGTTACAGCCGTTTCCTGTAATGATTTTTTGGATACAGAGCCTATAACAGAGCAGGGGATTTCGATTGAAAACCCTTTAAAAACTGCAGATGATGCAGAAAAAAGGATGAATACTATTTATTCGGCATTTGGGAATGAATACTGGCAGCTGGATTATGCAATGAATGGCGATGCACAGACCGATAACTCCTATGCTGGAGCAGATAACGTGCAAAGCTTTCAGCAGGATGAATACCGTATCATTGCCACAAACTCCAACGTAGAAAGAGACTGGAAATATCTGTACGGTTTTATCAATGACTGTAATATGATCCTCAATTATGTAGATGAAATCAACGATCCTGCGCTGACAACAGCCAGAAAAGCTGAAATGAAATCTGAAGCAGCCATTTTCAGAGCATTATACTATTTTCATGCAGTACAGTTATGGGGAGATATTCCATTAGTAACCAAAGCCGTAATAGGAGTGAATTCCGGGAACTTTGATGAAGTGTACAGTCAGGTTTATCCTGCCAGAAAAACAGTTCAGGAAGCATATGAGATGATTACTGCAGACCTTGAAGGGGCTATTGCCAATGCTCCGGCTGGAAGTGAGAAATACAGAGCCAATAAAAACCTTGCCTATGGATTGCTGGCTAAAGTGAATGCATCAAAGCCAAACCCTGACTGGGCAAAAGTAAAACAGTATGCATCCAATATTTCAGGCGTAAATTTACTTCCTGTCTATGATCAGCTTTTTGACGGACTGCACGAAGCCAATGCCGAATCTATTTTTGAAGCCAATGGCAATGCAGGAAGCGTATGGGCATGGGGATCCTCAATGTTTTTAGGAACCGACTGGAAAAAATTCAATATTCCTTCCAATGATCTTGTTAAAACATTTAACGATGCAGGAGACACTCAGAGACTGAACAGTTCTGTTAAATTTTCTCCGGTAGCATGGTCAGATAAATACTGGGTAAGCACTAATTATCCTTTCATGTATAAAATGCGGAAAATGGATGGTACACAGAATTTCTATATTATGAGATATGCTGATATTCTTTTACTTCAGGCAGAAGCTGCAGTAAGAACAGGAGATTACACTGGAGCTGCAGGATATATCAACCAGGTGAGAGACAGAGTAAACCTGAACTTTGTTACAGTTTCTTCCGAAACAGACGGAATTGCTAAAGTTCTGGCGGAAAGAAAACTGGAACTGGCTTTTGAAGGTCAGCGATGGTTTGATCTCAAAAGAACCGGGACAGCCGTTTCCATCCTTTCTCAGCAAAAAGACGGAAATGGAAATATACTTCCATACGCTGCAAGTATCAACTCAAACAGATTGTTATGGCCTATTCCTCAGGGACAGAGAGATAACAATCAAAACTTAACCCAAAACCT includes:
- a CDS encoding RagB/SusD family nutrient uptake outer membrane protein, with protein sequence MKINKAIYYLFGASVLVTAVSCNDFLDTEPITEQGISIENPLKTADDAEKRMNTIYSAFGNEYWQLDYAMNGDAQTDNSYAGADNVQSFQQDEYRIIATNSNVERDWKYLYGFINDCNMILNYVDEINDPALTTARKAEMKSEAAIFRALYYFHAVQLWGDIPLVTKAVIGVNSGNFDEVYSQVYPARKTVQEAYEMITADLEGAIANAPAGSEKYRANKNLAYGLLAKVNASKPNPDWAKVKQYASNISGVNLLPVYDQLFDGLHEANAESIFEANGNAGSVWAWGSSMFLGTDWKKFNIPSNDLVKTFNDAGDTQRLNSSVKFSPVAWSDKYWVSTNYPFMYKMRKMDGTQNFYIMRYADILLLQAEAAVRTGDYTGAAGYINQVRDRVNLNFVTVSSETDGIAKVLAERKLELAFEGQRWFDLKRTGTAVSILSQQKDGNGNILPYAASINSNRLLWPIPQGQRDNNQNLTQNLGY